TCTCGTCTGCATTCCGCCAACCGGTGCGAGCGTATCCACTCGCCAAGACTGATACCCGAACGGGCCAGCACCGTGTAGAGATGACGGACCGAGATGCCGTGCACGGCGGCGATCCTCGCGGCCGACAGGTCGGCATCAGCCAGGTGCGCTCGGATGTACTGAGTGATCCGCAGGCTGAGCGTTGCCTCCATCGGCGCTCTGGCCAGGCTGGAGCTTCCGAGCTGGGACGCCACGACGGCACGAACGAGTTCGATGCTGGGCTCCACGATTGCGTCGGCGTGCAGGCCTCGGCGCAGTTCTTCGCTGACGGCCAGTTGGGAAAAGTACGTGGAGGCGAGGCCGGCGACGGGGTTGTCGGAGCCGAGGGGGACTGCGGCAATGTCTCGTAGCGATCGCTCAGGGAGCGCGAGTGCCGCGCGGGGGAAACGCAAGAAGTGGTGGGCGACGCCCTCGTTGAAGTGAAGGGTATAGGGGGCGATTGTTTCGTAGAGGGCGAAGTCTCCGGGTCTCAGTAGGGACTGGCGATCGTTCTGCGCCACCAGGCTGGT
The nucleotide sequence above comes from Streptomyces sp. NL15-2K. Encoded proteins:
- a CDS encoding helix-turn-helix domain-containing protein, giving the protein MSPVLDTALVPPRDREETIRHAVWESVVPVDIDHHLPPKDLSVRIGLGALGPIRICSARATALTVQRTERLAREDEEPAVFLGLQLTGTSLVAQNDRQSLLRPGDFALYETIAPYTLHFNEGVAHHFLRFPRAALALPERSLRDIAAVPLGSDNPVAGLASTYFSQLAVSEELRRGLHADAIVEPSIELVRAVVASQLGSSSLARAPMEATLSLRITQYIRAHLADADLSAARIAAVHGISVRHLYTVLARSGISLGEWIRSHRLAECRRELAGPNGRLRTIAAIGRSWGFVDATHFSKVFRQAYGVSPRAWRDQNRPRPSA